Proteins encoded in a region of the Planococcus shixiaomingii genome:
- a CDS encoding CdaR family transcriptional regulator, giving the protein MITKQLAEEIVEQTMIRLNRNLNVMDTNGIILASGETERIEKIHEGAAQVAKTGETLSIAEDDLTEWQGVKPGVNMPIYFQGKLVGVIGITGNPEELKEISTLVQLTTEMMVHQSLITSHIEWNRKRNELIFEELTSGKPLSAAVHERISQMGLDGKISYTTLLIELKKTPSPSQRIVEQVEGHFHGQTVVAGHSQLNEIFLLAANEKPAELEKKLYTLLHFLQKTAPGRIGVGVAVNSIFDVRTSYLAARNALEFGKPDQQLIYFEDVELMALLKRNPQDDLAKFTGRILTGLNEPLCQTLTLYFACNKNHAETAAQLMIHRHTLSYRLKKIKDITGLDPSEFQDAVVLHLALTIRK; this is encoded by the coding sequence ATGATTACAAAACAGTTAGCGGAAGAAATTGTCGAGCAAACCATGATCCGCCTAAACCGCAATTTGAACGTGATGGATACCAATGGCATCATTTTGGCTTCTGGAGAAACAGAACGGATTGAAAAGATTCATGAAGGAGCGGCACAAGTGGCTAAAACCGGTGAGACGCTATCCATCGCAGAAGATGATTTAACGGAATGGCAAGGCGTGAAACCTGGCGTCAATATGCCAATTTATTTTCAAGGGAAATTAGTCGGCGTAATCGGCATCACCGGTAATCCGGAAGAGTTAAAGGAAATTTCAACGCTGGTCCAATTGACTACTGAAATGATGGTCCACCAATCACTCATTACTTCCCATATTGAATGGAACCGCAAGCGCAATGAATTAATCTTTGAAGAACTGACGAGCGGCAAGCCTTTGTCCGCCGCCGTGCATGAACGGATATCCCAAATGGGCCTTGATGGCAAAATTTCATATACCACGCTGCTGATTGAATTAAAAAAAACGCCTTCTCCTTCCCAGCGGATTGTCGAACAAGTTGAAGGGCATTTCCATGGTCAAACTGTCGTCGCGGGCCATTCCCAGTTAAACGAAATTTTCTTATTGGCGGCGAATGAGAAGCCAGCTGAGTTGGAGAAAAAATTATATACTTTGCTTCATTTTTTGCAGAAAACCGCACCTGGACGAATTGGAGTCGGAGTAGCGGTCAACAGCATTTTTGATGTCCGGACTTCCTATTTGGCTGCTAGAAATGCCTTGGAGTTCGGAAAACCCGATCAGCAATTGATTTACTTTGAAGACGTGGAATTGATGGCACTATTGAAGCGGAATCCTCAAGACGATCTTGCAAAGTTCACTGGCAGGATATTAACGGGACTGAATGAACCTTTGTGCCAAACCCTGACCCTGTATTTCGCCTGCAATAAAAACCATGCCGAAACCGCTGCCCAGTTAATGATTCACCGCCATACTTTGAGCTACCGCTTGAAAAAGATTAAGGATATTACAGGGTTGGACCCCTCTGAATTCCAGGATGCCGTCGTATTGCATTTGGCGTTGACCATCCGGAAGTGA
- a CDS encoding glycerate kinase codes for MKIMVAPDSFKGSLSAMEAAQAMAEAIQELDSQAETILLPAADGGEGTMSTMVEATGGKLVAQQVEDPLGRKVSACYGILGDGKTCVIEIAEASGLMRLKQHERNPVTASSFGTGELIKSALDAGFRNYIIGLGGSATNDGGAGMLEALGMKFLDRNGGVLARGGGALGELAEIDDSGFDRRISQSTFVIACDVENPLVGEQGASAVFGPQKGASFETVQKLDANLRNFAGIIEQQAGISLHDKKGAGAAGGAGGAMQAFFLGEMRRGVDVVLEAISFQEQLETVNLVVTGEGKTDSQTLSGKTPLGIAEAGKNAGKPVILISGIVDSESYSLLAPYFTEIHSVVDGDVTAEQSIADPYLHLKVKTQKVFKPYLKK; via the coding sequence GTGAAAATCATGGTAGCACCCGATTCGTTCAAAGGAAGTTTGTCTGCAATGGAAGCGGCACAGGCAATGGCAGAAGCGATACAAGAACTGGATAGCCAAGCAGAGACGATCCTTTTGCCGGCAGCGGATGGCGGGGAAGGCACAATGAGCACAATGGTCGAAGCGACTGGCGGCAAATTGGTTGCCCAGCAAGTCGAGGATCCGCTTGGCCGGAAAGTGTCCGCCTGTTACGGGATTCTTGGAGACGGCAAAACGTGCGTCATCGAAATCGCGGAAGCGTCCGGTTTGATGCGATTAAAACAACATGAACGAAATCCAGTCACCGCTTCTTCATTTGGTACAGGTGAATTAATCAAGTCTGCGTTGGATGCCGGTTTTCGGAACTACATTATCGGACTTGGCGGCAGCGCTACCAATGACGGAGGAGCAGGGATGCTCGAAGCTCTTGGTATGAAATTCCTAGACCGGAATGGAGGAGTGCTGGCCCGCGGCGGTGGAGCATTGGGCGAACTTGCCGAAATCGATGATTCCGGTTTTGACCGCCGCATTTCGCAAAGCACTTTCGTCATCGCTTGTGATGTGGAAAATCCCTTGGTCGGTGAACAAGGGGCTTCTGCAGTATTCGGGCCACAAAAAGGAGCATCTTTTGAAACAGTCCAAAAGCTCGACGCCAATCTGCGGAATTTCGCAGGAATTATCGAACAGCAGGCCGGCATATCTCTCCACGATAAAAAAGGCGCCGGTGCAGCAGGAGGTGCAGGTGGAGCCATGCAGGCATTTTTCTTGGGAGAAATGAGGCGAGGCGTCGATGTGGTATTAGAAGCCATTTCGTTTCAGGAGCAGTTGGAAACAGTCAATCTGGTGGTGACAGGGGAAGGGAAAACAGACAGCCAGACCTTATCCGGAAAAACACCTTTAGGCATTGCCGAAGCCGGAAAGAATGCCGGCAAACCGGTGATCCTGATTTCCGGCATAGTCGACAGCGAGAGTTATAGTTTGCTTGCGCCTTATTTCACTGAAATCCATTCGGTTGTAGATGGGGATGTAACGGCCGAACAATCAATAGCTGATCCGTATCTTCATTTGAAAGTAAAAACACAAAAAGTATTCAAACCGTATTTAAAAAAATAA
- a CDS encoding GntP family permease: MLFVIIALSVVLVVLLTAVLKLHPFLSLLIGAFFMGIASGMPLADVVLSVNEGFGGLMTNIGIVIVAGTIIGVILEKSGAAYRMAEVVLRLIGEKRPQLAMSIIGYIVSIPVFCDSGFIILSSLKKALAKRAKVSIASMSVALATGLYATHTLVPPTPGPIAAAGNIGAENYLGTIILIGLVVAIPAAIVGYFWAVKVAAKIEVPEDTVKSGDLSYEEVIKSFGEMPSTFKAFLPIALPVLLIGAGSIASVLGGEDGLTNTVRFLGSPTVALLFGVFAAFLLLPKWNEETLSGWIGEGLVSAAPILLITGAGGAFGRVITNSGVADLIGGMDLSALAGGSLFLLIPFFIAAALKTAQGSSTAALVITSTLVAPLLPSLGVEGAVPLALVVMAIGAGAMTVSHVNDSFFWVITQFSGMKVTDAYKAQTVATLLQGVTTIVFTMILWTILV; this comes from the coding sequence ATGTTATTCGTTATTATTGCCTTAAGTGTTGTGCTGGTCGTATTGTTGACTGCCGTATTAAAGCTTCATCCGTTCTTATCGTTACTGATTGGGGCATTCTTTATGGGTATCGCGTCCGGCATGCCACTGGCTGATGTAGTGCTCAGTGTCAATGAAGGATTTGGCGGGTTGATGACAAACATCGGGATTGTCATTGTCGCCGGTACCATTATCGGGGTCATTTTAGAAAAGTCCGGGGCTGCATACCGGATGGCGGAAGTGGTTTTGCGCCTAATTGGTGAAAAGCGGCCGCAGTTGGCCATGTCGATCATAGGATATATCGTATCGATTCCTGTTTTTTGTGATTCTGGATTTATTATTTTATCAAGTTTGAAAAAAGCGTTGGCTAAACGGGCGAAAGTTTCCATCGCTTCGATGTCCGTGGCGCTTGCAACCGGTTTGTATGCAACGCATACATTAGTGCCGCCGACACCGGGGCCGATTGCAGCTGCCGGTAATATCGGGGCTGAAAATTACTTGGGGACCATCATTTTGATCGGTCTGGTTGTCGCAATTCCCGCTGCGATTGTCGGTTATTTCTGGGCGGTCAAAGTGGCTGCGAAAATCGAAGTGCCTGAAGATACAGTGAAAAGCGGCGATTTGAGCTACGAAGAAGTCATCAAATCATTTGGTGAAATGCCTTCTACATTTAAAGCATTCCTGCCGATTGCGCTTCCGGTTTTATTAATCGGAGCAGGATCGATCGCAAGCGTTCTTGGCGGAGAAGATGGACTGACGAATACGGTGAGATTTTTAGGTTCACCAACTGTGGCATTATTATTTGGTGTGTTTGCAGCGTTTTTATTGCTTCCAAAATGGAACGAAGAAACATTGTCTGGCTGGATTGGGGAGGGGCTTGTAAGTGCTGCACCAATTCTATTGATTACTGGTGCCGGTGGGGCATTCGGGCGCGTTATCACCAATTCTGGAGTGGCTGATTTGATTGGCGGCATGGATTTGTCTGCTCTGGCCGGGGGATCACTATTCCTGCTGATTCCATTCTTTATTGCAGCGGCGTTAAAAACGGCTCAAGGATCTTCAACAGCGGCGCTTGTCATCACATCGACCTTGGTGGCGCCGCTCTTGCCGTCACTTGGCGTTGAAGGTGCAGTGCCACTGGCGCTTGTGGTCATGGCAATCGGTGCGGGCGCCATGACAGTGAGCCATGTAAACGACAGTTTCTTCTGGGTGATCACACAATTCAGTGGAATGAAAGTAACAGATGCTTATAAAGCCCAGACAGTGGCGACGTTGCTGCAAGGGGTTACCACAATTGTTTTCACCATGATTTTATGGACAATTCTTGTTTAG
- a CDS encoding YidH family protein codes for MPRQPDQKEKNQLSYTQQHLANERTYLAWIRTAISIVGVGFLATSLHFTMGATRNQFVDVFTIALGIFACVFGLTIIFLATQNYNKKRQQLLNETFIPSNMSITLISSMLIIMIVMVIIYFFMIM; via the coding sequence ATGCCACGGCAGCCTGACCAAAAAGAAAAAAACCAGCTTAGCTATACCCAGCAGCACCTCGCCAATGAAAGAACGTATTTGGCATGGATCCGCACCGCCATTTCAATCGTCGGTGTCGGCTTCTTGGCGACCAGCCTGCATTTTACAATGGGTGCCACGCGCAATCAGTTTGTCGATGTCTTCACCATTGCACTTGGTATTTTTGCTTGTGTGTTCGGCCTCACTATTATTTTCTTGGCCACTCAAAACTATAACAAAAAACGCCAGCAGCTTCTTAACGAGACTTTCATTCCGTCGAATATGAGCATCACACTGATTTCCTCTATGCTGATCATCATGATTGTCATGGTCATCATTTACTTTTTCATGATCATGTAA
- a CDS encoding alpha/beta fold hydrolase codes for MTSNLREKVLAKDGCNIHYWVSNKRKSSWVVFLHGAGADHNMFNEQLPIVSEEFNLLMWDARGHGLSRPLGKNFSVKLLLDDLIEIMNKEGIEKATFVGQSMGGNATQEMAFYHPDKVEKLVLIGCTCNTMRLTGLERFYLKLTPMLIQMYPWKKLVNTSVKASALKPDVQQYLTKALDSIGKKDFSRIFLATAACLHYEKGYNINKPLLLVYGEHDHTGNIKKIASSWAASESDCRLIEIADASHCAHQDNPLQFNAVFRSFMTP; via the coding sequence ATGACTAGTAACCTGCGGGAAAAAGTTTTGGCTAAAGACGGCTGCAATATCCACTATTGGGTGTCAAATAAAAGAAAAAGTTCTTGGGTAGTATTCCTGCATGGCGCTGGTGCTGATCACAATATGTTCAATGAACAACTGCCAATTGTAAGTGAGGAATTTAACCTCTTAATGTGGGATGCCAGAGGCCATGGGTTATCAAGACCTTTGGGTAAAAACTTCAGCGTGAAGTTACTGCTCGACGATTTAATTGAGATTATGAATAAAGAAGGCATTGAAAAGGCGACGTTTGTCGGCCAATCAATGGGAGGAAATGCAACACAGGAGATGGCGTTCTATCACCCGGATAAAGTAGAGAAGCTGGTATTGATTGGTTGTACTTGCAATACGATGAGATTGACTGGTTTAGAGAGGTTTTATTTGAAGTTAACGCCGATGCTTATTCAGATGTATCCATGGAAAAAATTGGTTAACACAAGCGTAAAAGCCAGTGCATTAAAACCGGACGTGCAGCAATATTTGACGAAAGCTTTAGATTCGATAGGAAAAAAAGACTTCTCAAGAATTTTTTTGGCAACAGCTGCATGCTTGCATTACGAAAAAGGATACAACATAAACAAACCCCTCCTGCTTGTGTACGGAGAACATGATCATACAGGAAACATCAAAAAGATCGCCTCTTCATGGGCCGCTAGTGAATCTGATTGCAGGTTGATTGAAATTGCTGATGCCAGCCATTGCGCACATCAGGATAATCCCTTGCAGTTTAATGCGGTGTTTCGTTCATTCATGACCCCTTAA
- a CDS encoding YitT family protein, which translates to MNATAKKRKTNRAKTLLRALPIIIGAFITAYGLEAVLIPNNVSDGGITGLSIVGSQLSELPLGLLIAVLNIPFVYLGYKQIGRSFAIYSVIGIASLAYATTVMHHVPTIVEGDTLLVTVIGGIIIGIGMGLALRNGGALDGIDMLAVLLSRKLPFGTSDMILFLNVFVFIVVSFVFGLKGAFLSGIAYFIASKVIHLVEEGFSGSKTYKIISSEPEQLVQTIYDRLGRNATYSIVKGAYTNEAYKEITCIINRLEDSKMKEIIYEIDSNAFIAVYDVAEVRGGSFKKRDIH; encoded by the coding sequence ATGAATGCAACAGCAAAAAAACGAAAAACAAATAGGGCTAAAACTCTTTTGAGGGCGCTGCCCATTATTATCGGGGCCTTTATCACCGCGTACGGCCTTGAAGCTGTCCTGATTCCAAACAATGTTTCAGACGGCGGAATCACAGGCCTCAGCATCGTCGGCTCCCAATTATCCGAACTGCCGCTCGGCTTGCTGATTGCTGTCCTGAATATCCCGTTCGTTTATTTAGGCTATAAACAGATCGGCAGAAGCTTCGCCATCTACTCCGTTATCGGCATTGCTTCCCTCGCCTACGCAACCACTGTCATGCACCACGTCCCAACCATCGTTGAAGGCGATACTTTATTGGTTACGGTCATCGGCGGAATTATCATCGGGATCGGAATGGGTCTTGCCTTGCGGAACGGCGGTGCGCTCGACGGCATCGACATGCTGGCTGTGCTGCTTTCACGCAAACTGCCATTCGGGACGAGTGATATGATCCTATTCCTCAACGTATTCGTCTTTATCGTCGTTTCCTTCGTCTTCGGCCTGAAAGGCGCTTTCCTTTCCGGAATCGCTTATTTCATCGCATCCAAAGTAATTCATCTGGTTGAAGAAGGATTCAGCGGATCGAAAACATACAAAATCATATCAAGTGAACCGGAGCAGCTCGTTCAGACCATCTATGACCGCTTAGGCCGCAATGCTACCTACAGCATTGTCAAAGGTGCCTACACGAACGAGGCATACAAAGAAATCACCTGCATCATCAACCGGCTTGAAGACAGCAAAATGAAAGAAATCATCTACGAAATCGACAGCAACGCCTTCATCGCCGTCTACGACGTGGCCGAAGTCAGAGGCGGCAGCTTTAAGAAACGTGACATTCACTAA
- a CDS encoding NAD(P)-dependent alcohol dehydrogenase, whose translation MKAMVCTRYGPPEVLELQQVDKPVPKAGEILVRVRASTVTAGDCEIRSFKFPVLLWISLRLFFGVRKPRLDILGQEFAGEIESAGEGQTLFKKGERVYGATGLKLGAYADYLCLPGSSAIARMPEGLSFEEAATIPTGGMNALFFLRKAKIQAGQKVLIIGAGGSIGTVAVQLAKSSGAEVTAIDSKEKLDMLLSIGADKVIDYRQEDFTASGEAYDVIFDVAGKSPFLKTVNSLKPKGIYLMGNPSLAQLFRRLLPTKKGDRKIIAGAASYRAEDLRYLNKLLEEGKIKPVIDQSFPLEQLREAHHYVESGMKKGNVVITN comes from the coding sequence ATGAAAGCCATGGTCTGCACCCGTTATGGGCCGCCGGAAGTTTTAGAGCTGCAACAGGTCGACAAGCCGGTACCGAAAGCCGGTGAAATTTTGGTAAGAGTGCGCGCTTCTACTGTAACAGCTGGGGATTGCGAGATTCGGAGCTTTAAGTTTCCGGTATTGCTGTGGATTTCGCTGCGGTTGTTTTTCGGTGTGCGGAAACCGAGACTGGACATACTGGGACAGGAATTTGCCGGTGAAATTGAATCTGCGGGTGAAGGACAGACGCTATTCAAAAAAGGGGAGCGCGTATACGGTGCGACTGGATTGAAGCTTGGCGCTTATGCCGACTATCTCTGCCTTCCCGGCAGTTCTGCCATTGCCCGCATGCCGGAAGGCCTTAGTTTTGAAGAAGCCGCCACCATCCCCACTGGCGGCATGAATGCTTTGTTTTTTCTTCGGAAAGCCAAAATTCAAGCCGGCCAAAAAGTGCTCATTATCGGAGCCGGAGGAAGCATCGGCACAGTGGCCGTTCAGCTCGCTAAAAGTTCAGGTGCTGAAGTGACCGCCATCGACAGTAAGGAAAAGCTGGACATGCTTTTATCCATCGGCGCGGACAAAGTGATCGATTACCGGCAAGAAGACTTTACTGCCAGTGGCGAAGCCTACGATGTAATTTTCGACGTTGCGGGAAAAAGCCCATTTTTGAAAACCGTCAATTCATTGAAGCCTAAAGGCATCTACTTGATGGGCAATCCGAGCCTTGCCCAACTGTTCCGCAGGCTTTTGCCGACGAAAAAAGGCGACCGGAAAATCATAGCGGGAGCGGCCAGCTATAGAGCCGAAGATCTGCGCTATTTGAACAAACTGCTGGAAGAAGGGAAGATCAAGCCGGTCATTGACCAATCCTTTCCGCTCGAACAGCTGCGTGAAGCGCATCATTATGTAGAGAGTGGAATGAAGAAGGGGAATGTGGTCATAACCAATTGA
- the arr gene encoding NAD(+)--rifampin ADP-ribosyltransferase — protein MNDNKEVLDRGPFFHGTKAQLKIGDLLEPKNPSNYQEQKLSHIYFTATLEAAKWGAELAASNAKERIYIVEPLGDFENDPNLTDKRFPGNPTRSYRSKSPLKIIAELGSWERHSDEEIDHMLASLKTLREQGKAIILD, from the coding sequence ATGAATGACAACAAAGAAGTATTGGATCGTGGTCCTTTCTTTCACGGAACGAAAGCCCAATTGAAGATTGGCGATTTATTGGAACCGAAAAACCCTTCCAATTACCAAGAACAAAAATTGAGTCATATCTATTTCACGGCTACACTAGAAGCCGCCAAATGGGGTGCTGAATTAGCCGCATCCAATGCCAAAGAACGAATCTACATTGTAGAACCGTTGGGCGATTTCGAAAACGATCCGAACTTGACCGACAAACGCTTTCCCGGAAATCCAACACGCTCGTACCGGTCCAAATCGCCTCTTAAAATCATCGCCGAATTGGGTTCCTGGGAACGGCATTCCGATGAAGAAATTGACCACATGCTTGCTTCTTTAAAGACGTTGCGTGAACAGGGAAAGGCCATTATATTGGATTAA
- a CDS encoding aldo/keto reductase: MKNEITIKHKLGLGTAPLGNMFRNVPEDEAMETIQSAWDTGIRYFDTAPFYGAGLAEFRLGEFLSTYNRDDYLLSSKVGRIILDEEEEKEGLFEYGRKNKVQTDYTEDGTLQSIEESLKRLKTDRLDIVYVHDLSPDFLGDEWITKFDEARKGAFKVLDRLRDEGVIKAWGLGVNTTTPIEVALELEEAHPDLSLSATQYTLLQHERALERMMPLALKKDGGLVIGSAYNSGALLGGEYFDYKEITPEIKKRVSRFHDVARNHGVKLKDAALQFSTAHPAVKAVVTGSTRPERIKEDLQAMQASIPAAFWEELVELGLISSKAVLPGK; this comes from the coding sequence ATGAAGAATGAGATAACAATTAAACATAAACTTGGCTTGGGTACCGCCCCGCTTGGCAATATGTTCAGGAACGTTCCAGAAGATGAAGCGATGGAGACGATCCAGTCAGCGTGGGACACCGGAATCCGGTATTTTGACACGGCGCCGTTTTATGGCGCGGGGCTCGCTGAATTTCGGCTCGGTGAATTCTTATCTACCTATAACCGTGACGACTATTTGCTGAGTTCGAAGGTCGGCCGGATTATACTGGACGAAGAGGAAGAAAAAGAGGGGCTGTTTGAATACGGCCGAAAGAATAAAGTTCAGACGGATTATACGGAGGACGGCACGCTCCAATCGATTGAAGAAAGTTTAAAGCGTCTGAAAACGGACCGCTTGGATATAGTTTATGTGCACGATCTCTCGCCGGACTTTTTGGGAGATGAATGGATTACAAAATTCGATGAAGCGCGCAAAGGCGCGTTCAAAGTGCTGGATCGTCTCAGAGATGAAGGCGTTATTAAAGCCTGGGGACTTGGAGTGAACACGACGACTCCGATTGAAGTGGCGCTTGAGCTGGAAGAAGCGCACCCGGATTTGAGCTTGTCTGCCACACAATATACTTTGCTTCAACATGAGCGTGCCCTCGAGCGCATGATGCCGCTCGCGCTGAAAAAAGACGGCGGCCTCGTGATCGGCTCGGCCTACAATTCGGGTGCGTTGTTAGGTGGAGAGTATTTCGATTATAAGGAAATCACCCCTGAAATCAAAAAGAGAGTCAGTCGCTTCCATGACGTGGCACGCAATCATGGCGTGAAATTGAAAGATGCAGCGCTCCAGTTTTCAACAGCTCACCCTGCAGTAAAAGCAGTGGTGACAGGTTCCACAAGACCTGAACGAATCAAAGAAGACCTGCAGGCCATGCAGGCATCTATTCCAGCTGCTTTCTGGGAAGAGCTGGTCGAGTTGGGGCTCATTTCTTCCAAAGCGGTTTTGCCGGGCAAATAA
- a CDS encoding cupin domain-containing protein yields the protein MEPQLNHAFSVAHEEGKAYWFDRNLMEIKATGAETNDVFSLIEGWHPVGYETPLHLHRNEEESLYVLEGEVIYTIGEKTMTGKAGTFFYVPRNMPHKFKVVSADPARTLTMLTPAKGLQFYIEAAVEADERKLPPATLQPDIEKMMAASQKYGVEVVE from the coding sequence ATGGAGCCGCAATTAAATCATGCTTTTTCAGTTGCGCATGAAGAAGGAAAAGCCTACTGGTTTGACCGCAACCTGATGGAAATTAAAGCAACCGGCGCAGAAACGAATGATGTTTTTTCTTTGATCGAAGGCTGGCATCCGGTGGGTTATGAAACGCCATTGCATCTTCATCGAAATGAAGAAGAATCCTTATATGTTTTAGAAGGTGAAGTGATATACACCATCGGCGAAAAAACGATGACGGGAAAAGCCGGAACATTTTTTTACGTGCCTCGCAACATGCCCCATAAATTTAAAGTTGTGAGCGCTGATCCGGCGAGGACCTTGACCATGTTAACACCTGCTAAAGGATTGCAATTTTATATTGAAGCCGCTGTGGAGGCGGATGAGCGTAAATTGCCACCGGCTACGCTCCAACCGGATATCGAAAAAATGATGGCGGCTTCCCAGAAATACGGCGTTGAAGTTGTAGAATAA
- a CDS encoding cupin domain-containing protein, with the protein MVHQMSNAFSFAHGEGDAYWFNGTLMEVKATGNETNGAFSLLEGLLPSGYETPLYAKTNEEDMFYVLEGEITFTVGEKMIKGIPGTFVYVPRHIKHKFKVEGSTPAKALFMFTPAGVEQFFIEMSVPADKYELPSEPMELDMEKFAAAGQKYGIENLG; encoded by the coding sequence GTGGTACATCAAATGAGTAACGCTTTTTCATTTGCGCATGGAGAAGGCGACGCTTACTGGTTTAACGGTACTTTGATGGAAGTAAAAGCAACCGGTAATGAAACAAATGGCGCTTTCAGCCTGCTTGAAGGACTGCTTCCATCGGGATATGAAACGCCATTGTACGCCAAAACCAATGAAGAGGACATGTTTTATGTGCTGGAAGGCGAAATAACATTCACCGTTGGGGAAAAAATGATTAAAGGAATACCAGGAACTTTTGTTTATGTGCCGCGCCACATTAAACATAAGTTCAAAGTTGAAGGGTCTACACCCGCGAAAGCGCTATTCATGTTTACGCCTGCTGGAGTGGAACAGTTTTTCATTGAAATGAGTGTGCCAGCTGACAAATATGAATTGCCATCAGAGCCCATGGAGTTGGATATGGAGAAATTTGCAGCAGCTGGACAGAAATACGGTATCGAAAATTTAGGGTAA
- a CDS encoding MerR family transcriptional regulator codes for MKKNQEHGLLVKEVSQLTGLSPQVIRKWEERYGLICPKRHMNGYRLYTCEDVATLMKICRLRDQGHSMKEALHLFRSHQTPEPVPKMPVSEDVLALLEKGSMYDEAGLLLLLKQALHRHGLEKFLSTTIQPLMREIGDLWASGKWDESQETITSLAIRDFLVQIRRNFDLVEEAPLMLGCCLPHEMHEIPLHIVLLQAMMHGWQTIAAGPSPKLSSIEDLVQRLEPQKLILSATTATPFTHNPHLFEQLEDIAERNPSTQFFIGGNGIFDHKIYFNPKKIQIAYTLEDVFNENRG; via the coding sequence ATGAAAAAAAACCAAGAACATGGTCTTCTTGTAAAAGAAGTGTCCCAACTGACTGGTTTATCTCCGCAAGTTATCCGGAAATGGGAAGAGCGATATGGACTGATCTGCCCAAAACGGCATATGAATGGCTACAGGTTATACACTTGTGAAGACGTAGCAACATTGATGAAAATCTGCAGATTGCGAGATCAAGGCCATTCAATGAAAGAAGCGCTGCACTTATTCCGTTCGCATCAAACGCCAGAGCCTGTTCCTAAAATGCCTGTAAGCGAAGATGTACTGGCTCTTTTAGAGAAAGGCTCTATGTATGATGAAGCAGGGTTATTGCTCTTATTGAAGCAAGCACTTCACCGCCATGGCTTGGAGAAATTTTTAAGCACCACGATTCAGCCCTTGATGCGGGAAATCGGGGATTTATGGGCGAGCGGGAAGTGGGATGAAAGCCAAGAGACCATAACAAGTCTAGCCATCCGTGATTTTTTGGTGCAAATCCGCCGCAACTTTGATTTGGTGGAAGAAGCCCCACTCATGCTCGGATGCTGTTTGCCTCATGAAATGCACGAAATCCCTTTGCACATCGTTTTGCTGCAGGCGATGATGCACGGCTGGCAAACGATTGCAGCGGGGCCATCACCGAAGCTGTCATCCATTGAGGACTTAGTCCAGCGGTTAGAACCGCAGAAACTCATCCTGTCCGCAACGACGGCAACACCGTTCACACATAATCCCCATCTATTCGAACAATTAGAAGACATTGCAGAACGAAATCCGTCTACCCAATTCTTTATAGGCGGCAACGGCATATTCGATCATAAAATATATTTCAATCCAAAAAAAATTCAGATCGCTTATACCCTGGAGGATGTTTTTAATGAGAATCGCGGCTGA